From a region of the Helianthus annuus cultivar XRQ/B chromosome 5, HanXRQr2.0-SUNRISE, whole genome shotgun sequence genome:
- the LOC110943167 gene encoding uncharacterized protein LOC110943167 produces the protein MADRVNVNDDDEARRNEIRTMVVEEVKKAIEASIPRLAQEVEGQVLEVANTVVTSKVEELKEMISELQVKKSKRRCTYKEFMACNPLPYKGDVDPIACQRWISSTEAVFTRSRCEVEDQVMFATGLLQFRAKDWWDAYSKELGDDKVQSLTWQEFKESFLKYYSPQSAIDRIQEDFLRLRQKDETIDEITNKFLERVKFCEEIAGTERQRIVRYHAMLKAEYREFVNPSKCATLNELIDWARDREIEIKRQVERGEKRVAGKPTNASPSKKARHQDQSKKGKASGEIPTCKTCGKHHSGECLSGKKGCYKCGREGHPFYRCPENSKACYNCNEPGHIKAECPKLQQGAKRDGKKDEPPKARGRMFQLTSDEAKASPDVVSGTKKEEGASHTKSQASQDRGKSLA, from the coding sequence ATGGCCGATAGAGTGAACGTGAATGACGACGATGAAGCACGCCGAAATGAAATAAGAACTATGGTTGTGGAAGAGGTAAAGAAAGCAATTGAGGCTAGTATACCCCGACTAGCTCAGGAAGTCGAGGGGCAAGTATTAGAGGTAGCTAATACCGTGGTAACATCTAAGGTggaagaattgaaagaaatgattaGTGAACTGCAAGTGAAGAAAAGCAAACGGAGATGTACGTACAAAGAGTTCATGGCATGTAATCCCTTACCATACAAAGGGGATGTTGATCCGATAGCTTGCCAAAGGTGGATTTCAAGCACTGAAGCCGTGTTTACACGAAGTAGATGTGAAGTGGAAGATCAAGTAATGTTTGCCACGGGCCTCCTACAATTTCgagcaaaagattggtgggatgcaTACTCGAAGGAATTGGGGGATGATAAAGTACAGTCGTTAACATGGCAAGAATTCAAGGAGTCATTCCTGAAATATTATAGTCCACAATCCGCAATTGATAGGATTCAGGAAGACTTCTTGCGTCTCAGACAGAAGGATGAAACGATTGACGAGATAACAAACAAGTTCCTTGAAAGGGTGAAGTTCTGTGAGGAGATAGCGGGGACGGAGAGGCAAAGGATTGTACGTTACCATGCTATGCTAAAGGCCGAATATCGGGAATTTGTAAATCCCTCCAAGTGTGCAACGTTGAATGAACTAATTGATTGGGCAAGAGACAGAGAAATTGAAATAAAAAGGCAGGTTGAACGGGGAGAAAAAAGGGTAGCGGGGAAGCCTACCAACGCAAGCCCATCGAAAAAGGCAAGACACCAAGATCAAAGCAAGAAAGGGAAAGCAAGTGGTGAAATCCCGACCTGCAAGACGTGTGGGAAGCATCATTCGGGTGAATGTTTGTCGGGAAAGAAGGGGTGCTACAAATGTGGGCGAGAAGGACATCCGTTTTATAGGTGCCCAGAAAACTCAAAGGCGTGTTACAATTGCAATGAACCGGGGCACATTAAAGCGGAATGTCCGAAACTCCAACAAGGGGCAAAGAGAGATGGAAAGAAGGACGAGCCCCCCAAGGCTCGCGGAAGGATGTTTCAGTTAACCTCGGATGAAGCTAAAGCTAGCCCGGAcgtggtttcag